A section of the Oenanthe melanoleuca isolate GR-GAL-2019-014 chromosome 6, OMel1.0, whole genome shotgun sequence genome encodes:
- the MFSD13A gene encoding transmembrane protein 180, with protein sequence MGLHLLACVFHLPTAVIYGSLSLFVSILHNVFLLYYVDTFVSVYKIDKLSFWIGETVFLIWNSLNDPLFGWLSDRVFLSTQQAGAEISSPEVVLKRLRALSHNGPLFAISFLAFWVAWAHPGVQFLLCLCMYDSFLTMVDLHHNALLADLAVSAKDRTSLNFYCSLFSAIGSLSVFMSYAVWNKEDFFSFRIFCVLLALCSIVGFTLSTQLLRQRFQADGKAKWDQESALKELYIEKLSVPQEKRITLAEYLQQLSRHRNFLWFVCMNLVQVFHCHFNSNFFPLFLEHLLSDQISVSTGSFLLGVSYIAPHLNNLYFLSLCRRCGVYAVVRGLFFLKLALSVVMLLAGPDQVYLLCIFIASNRVFTEGTCKLLNLVVTDLVDEDLVLNRRKQAASALLFGMVALVTKPGQTFAPLIGTWLLCAYTGYDIFQRNPLNVVSAQPKLESAAALEPTLRQGCFYLLVFVPITCALLQLLSWSQFSLHGKRLQVVKAQRQSLTQGQAPEVKTI encoded by the exons ATGGGGCTGCACCTGCTGGCTTGTGTTTTCCACTTGCCCACTGCAGTGATCTACGGGTCTCTGTCGCTCTTTGTTTCCATTCTGCACAACGTGTTCCTCCTGTACTATGTGGATACCTTCGTCTCTGTCTACAAGATTGATAAACTGTCCTTTTGGATAGGAGAG aCAGTGTTTCTGATCTGGAACAGCCTCAATGACCCTCTGTTTGGCTGGCTGAGTGACCGAGTGTTCCTTAGCACACAGCA ggcaggagcagagatttCCTCTCCTGAAGTAGTTCTGAAGAGGCTCAGAGCACTAAGCCACAATGGCCCTCTCTTTGCCATTTCTTTCCTGGCTTTCTGGGTTGCCTGGGCTCATCCTGGTGTTCAGTTCCTCCTTTGCCTTTGCATGTATGACAGCTTTCTCACCATGGTTGACCTTCATCACAATGCCTTGCTTGCAGACCTGGCTGTTTCAGCAAAAGACAGGACTAGCCTCAACTTCTACTGCTCCCTCTTCAGTGCCATAGGCTCCCTGTCTGTTTTCATGTCCTATGCAGTGTGGAACAAGgaggatttcttttcctttcgCATATTTTGCGTCCTGCTGGCCCTCTGCTCCATTGTTGGTTTCACCCTGTCCACACAGCTGCTCCGCCAGCGGTTTCAGGCTGATGGGAAAGCAAAATGGGACCAGGAATCAGCCCTGAAAGA GCTGTACATTGAGAAACTCTCCGTCCCCCAGGAGAAGAGGATCACCCTGGCAGAGTATCTCCAACAGCTCTCCCGGCATCGCAACTTCCTCTGGTTTGTCTGCATGAATCTTGTCCAG GTTTTTCACTGCCATTTTAACAGCAACTTCTTCCCTCTGTTCCTGGAACACCTGCTGTCAGACCAGATCTCTGTCTCTACTGGATCCTTCCTGCTTG GTGTTTCCTACATTGCCCCCCATCTCAACAACCTGTACTTCCTGTCGCTCTGCCGCCGCTGTGGGGTTTACGCTGTGGTGCGAGGACTCTTCTTCCTGAAGCTGGCTCTGAGTGTTGTCATGCTGCTGGCAGGACCTGATCAGGTGTATCTGCTCTGCATCTTCATTGCCAG CAACCGCGTGTTCACAGAAGGGACCTGTAAGTTACTCAACCTGGTGGTCACTGACTTGGTGGACGAGGACCTAGTCCTGAACCGCAGGAAGCaggcagcctcagccctgctctttGGGATGGTGGCTCTGGTCACCAAGCCAGGCCAGACCTTCGCCCCTCTGATCGGcacctggctgctctgtgcGTACACAG GCTACGACATCTTCCAGCGCAACCCCCTGAACGTGGTGAGTGCCCAACCGAAGCTGGAGTCTGCTGCAGCCTTGGAGCCAACTCTTCGCCAGGGCTGCTTTTACCTCCTGGTCTTTGTGCCCATCACatgtgccctgctgcagctgctcagctggtCACAGTTCAGCCTGCATGGGAAGCGGCTGCAGGTGGTGAAGGCTCAGCGGCAGAGCCTGACACAGGGCCAAGCACCAGAGGTCAAAACAATCTAA